The following coding sequences are from one Halorubrum sp. BOL3-1 window:
- a CDS encoding alpha/beta fold hydrolase, whose protein sequence is MAHGLYDNGRRWVSLADELTDEYGVVAYDARGHGRSDAPESGYAIDDRVADLCGLLDALDIADPILFGHSIGAATVAWTAARHPSLPRGIVLVDPVGVDGTPEIDPERRAEIVRQRLAEGKELSIEERIRDQYDGLGDEHARRLAVATDECDPAIANISRHGQPPLAGAFEEITAPTLVLRRDSDIEQRVTDIDAVETLRSGRIVHVPDAGHYVFRDEFDAAVAELRTFLERI, encoded by the coding sequence ATGGCGCACGGACTCTACGACAACGGTCGGCGATGGGTCTCCCTCGCCGACGAACTCACAGACGAGTACGGGGTCGTAGCATACGACGCCCGCGGGCACGGCAGGTCGGACGCACCCGAGTCCGGATACGCTATCGACGATCGGGTCGCGGACCTCTGTGGTCTCCTTGACGCTCTTGACATTGCGGATCCCATATTATTTGGCCACTCAATCGGTGCAGCGACTGTTGCGTGGACCGCAGCGAGACACCCGAGCCTGCCGCGAGGAATCGTCCTCGTGGACCCCGTCGGGGTCGACGGCACCCCAGAGATAGACCCCGAACGGCGGGCCGAGATCGTCAGACAGCGGTTAGCGGAGGGGAAAGAACTGAGCATTGAGGAGCGCATACGGGATCAGTACGACGGTCTCGGCGACGAGCACGCCCGCCGTCTCGCGGTGGCGACGGACGAATGCGACCCCGCTATCGCGAACATCTCCCGACACGGACAGCCACCACTCGCAGGAGCGTTCGAAGAGATCACGGCACCGACTCTCGTTTTGCGTCGCGATAGCGACATCGAACAACGGGTGACGGATATCGATGCGGTCGAGACACTTCGTTCCGGGCGAATCGTTCACGTCCCTGACGCCGGTCACTACGTGTTTCGGGACGAGTTCGACGCAGCAGTCGCCGAACTCCGGACGTTCCTCGAACGTATCTGA